Proteins encoded together in one Desulfovibrio sp. UCD-KL4C window:
- a CDS encoding acyltransferase family protein, with the protein MRQYRTEIDGLRALAVLGVLLFHLKLNTGGWLGVDVFFVISGYLISSILFKEFDSTGTISVSHFYLRRVRRIMPALLVCITVSFIPIAILLSNTPAFTEYSQSIISALLSASNIFFWKHAGYFAVKAEVTPLLHTWTLGIEEQFYIIVPAIFVTLSYLTKKKRNAVWGIVFIATVLSFITCRYGKGIFSTDFIFYMLPTRMWELFLGLFVALLLKKFPHLNTKNIYTELLSCGSVIFLCFAFITYIGNTHFAEKALFTALATCFFIITTTRKSVAGKLMSLRSIRFVGNISYSIYLWHWPIIVIVYLVTIRFDIGNVIFTKLCDIVLTLFISYLSWKYVENPFRKKETWSICLKQLSPFIVVTMIFAIVGMTTLSAAKGKYELNLNDDKMFISFDDFKKGNYCSFGKTDAAPQFFVVGDSHARAISSVLTELAQNYGISGKGAAVSSTAPLFNIHDYPTHYVPYEQEWVKYVKNNRIKNILLVARWGDLFDASKWKYHNQIVSQGNAFNVAKKEALFLLKLLTGLGARVWIMDDIPNFENPPLVLTRLFNKPYKEDYSTKKHEHFMRKALKDENIPNVFFLSPVRYLTENGKIISVKDGRFLYEDKHHLSIDGAHAIKDMFIPFFESMKYEAI; encoded by the coding sequence ATGAGACAATATAGAACGGAAATAGATGGGTTGCGGGCACTTGCAGTCCTTGGAGTATTACTTTTCCATTTAAAATTAAATACTGGTGGCTGGCTTGGGGTTGATGTTTTCTTCGTTATTTCCGGTTACCTAATTTCTTCTATTCTTTTTAAGGAATTTGACTCTACGGGAACAATTTCAGTTTCGCATTTTTATTTGCGAAGAGTGCGAAGAATCATGCCTGCTCTTTTGGTATGTATTACTGTAAGTTTTATTCCAATCGCGATTCTACTATCAAATACTCCGGCTTTTACCGAATACAGCCAATCCATAATTTCAGCACTACTATCCGCTTCAAATATTTTTTTCTGGAAACATGCAGGCTACTTCGCTGTTAAAGCTGAAGTCACACCACTGCTACATACATGGACTCTAGGAATTGAAGAACAATTCTATATTATTGTCCCAGCTATCTTTGTTACATTATCATATCTTACTAAAAAAAAAAGAAATGCAGTATGGGGTATTGTTTTTATTGCGACAGTTTTATCATTCATAACCTGTCGATATGGAAAAGGGATATTTAGTACTGATTTCATATTTTACATGCTGCCTACGCGGATGTGGGAACTTTTTTTAGGTTTGTTTGTTGCTTTATTGCTAAAGAAATTCCCACATCTTAATACAAAAAATATTTATACAGAACTACTTAGCTGTGGGAGTGTGATTTTCCTGTGCTTCGCGTTTATAACTTATATTGGAAATACTCACTTCGCTGAAAAAGCCTTATTTACTGCTCTTGCAACATGTTTTTTTATTATAACTACAACGCGGAAGTCAGTGGCAGGAAAGCTGATGAGTCTGCGGTCAATACGGTTTGTAGGTAACATCTCCTATTCTATCTATTTATGGCATTGGCCGATTATTGTTATAGTTTATTTGGTCACGATACGATTTGACATTGGTAATGTAATCTTCACTAAATTATGTGACATAGTACTCACTCTTTTTATTTCCTATCTTTCTTGGAAATATGTTGAAAACCCTTTTAGAAAAAAAGAGACATGGTCGATTTGTTTAAAACAACTTAGCCCCTTTATAGTTGTCACCATGATTTTTGCAATTGTTGGTATGACGACTCTTAGTGCCGCCAAAGGCAAATATGAGCTTAATCTGAATGATGATAAGATGTTTATATCATTCGATGATTTTAAAAAGGGGAATTACTGTTCTTTTGGTAAAACGGATGCAGCTCCACAATTTTTTGTTGTTGGAGACAGTCATGCACGTGCTATCTCTTCTGTTTTAACAGAACTTGCACAAAATTACGGGATTAGCGGAAAAGGGGCGGCAGTCAGTTCGACTGCCCCACTATTTAATATCCATGACTATCCGACACATTATGTTCCTTATGAACAAGAATGGGTAAAATATGTTAAGAATAATAGAATCAAAAATATACTTCTAGTTGCAAGATGGGGTGATCTCTTCGACGCAAGTAAATGGAAATATCACAACCAAATAGTTTCACAAGGTAATGCATTTAATGTAGCAAAGAAGGAAGCTCTCTTTCTTCTCAAGCTTCTCACAGGACTGGGTGCACGAGTCTGGATCATGGACGATATTCCAAATTTTGAAAACCCACCTTTAGTGCTTACTAGGCTGTTCAATAAACCATACAAAGAGGATTATTCGACAAAAAAACATGAACATTTTATGCGGAAAGCATTAAAAGATGAGAATATACCGAATGTTTTTTTTCTTTCACCCGTACGATATTTAACTGAAAATGGGAAAATAATATCTGTTAAAGATGGCCGTTTTTTATACGAAGATAAACATCATCTTAGCATTGATGGGGCACATGCAATCAAAGATATGTTCATCCCATTTTTTGAAAGCATGAAGTATGAAGCCATTTAA
- a CDS encoding FAD-dependent oxidoreductase, translating to MTTKKLVLIGGGHAHMVTLSKIRSFIDKGYGVTVIQPSDYHYYSGMGPGMLGGTYQPDDIRFHTRKVVEDQGATFIKNKVSRIDPNRQMVELENSEQEIAYDVLSCNAGSYVPTEKIVKTDNIYTAKPIEDLMHAREEIIRRGKNAPLEIAVVGGGPSSLEIAGNIWQMAQDEKLKSCTVRIFAGRKLMRHLPEKIGVLARRIFQERGIEIIEGGYVEEIGSDRILLQNGESFTADLIFPAIGVKPSKIFTESQLPTGPDGGLLVNKYLQSTKYKNIFGGGDCIYFEPQPLDKVGVYAVRENPILYNNLMATLEGRELQQFNPGGKYLLIYNLGGGIGILCKWSIIFSGKLAFTIKDYIDRKFIHTFQI from the coding sequence ATGACAACGAAGAAGCTCGTACTCATCGGCGGGGGACATGCCCACATGGTCACCTTATCGAAAATTCGCTCATTCATCGATAAAGGATATGGCGTAACGGTCATCCAACCGTCCGATTACCATTATTATTCCGGTATGGGGCCGGGTATGCTCGGCGGCACCTATCAGCCGGACGATATCCGTTTTCATACCCGCAAGGTAGTTGAAGATCAGGGCGCAACTTTTATAAAAAACAAAGTTAGCCGGATTGATCCCAACCGCCAGATGGTTGAGCTGGAAAACTCAGAACAAGAGATTGCCTATGATGTTCTTTCCTGTAACGCAGGCTCGTATGTTCCGACAGAGAAGATAGTCAAAACAGATAATATCTATACGGCCAAGCCGATTGAAGACCTCATGCACGCCCGTGAGGAGATTATTCGACGCGGCAAAAATGCCCCTCTGGAGATTGCGGTTGTAGGAGGCGGTCCCTCCTCTCTGGAGATTGCCGGTAATATTTGGCAGATGGCGCAAGATGAAAAACTCAAATCCTGTACTGTCAGAATTTTTGCCGGACGTAAGTTAATGCGGCATTTGCCGGAGAAAATCGGCGTATTGGCTCGACGCATTTTTCAGGAACGCGGAATTGAAATAATTGAAGGCGGGTATGTAGAAGAAATCGGCAGTGACCGGATTCTCTTGCAGAATGGCGAATCATTTACTGCGGATCTGATATTTCCGGCAATAGGTGTAAAGCCATCAAAAATCTTCACTGAATCTCAACTGCCAACCGGACCGGACGGAGGTCTTCTCGTAAATAAGTATCTGCAATCAACTAAGTATAAGAACATCTTTGGTGGTGGTGATTGCATATATTTTGAACCACAGCCCCTAGATAAGGTCGGTGTCTATGCGGTGAGAGAAAACCCCATTCTTTATAATAACCTAATGGCAACACTGGAAGGCAGAGAACTACAGCAGTTTAATCCAGGTGGAAAATATCTGCTCATTTACAATCTTGGAGGCGGTATCGGCATCCTATGCAAATGGTCTATTATTTTCTCAGGAAAATTGGCATTTACGATAAAGGACTATATTGATCGCAAATTTATCCATACATTTCAAATATAA
- a CDS encoding rhodanese-like domain-containing protein, with protein sequence MKWKQFLTPVQSVNGQEARALKDQYRDTDILYLDVRQPKEYKESHLPGAKLIPIGDLDKHLDDLDSDQPTVVYCAVGGRSRVAAQLLAGKGFTKIYNLTGGIKAWDKITAFGPEDQGMAMFSGTESAEESILIAYGLEEGLRDFYLLMQTKTTETDARKLFAKLADIEVIHQEQLLELYKEITGEQVTNDNFANSVVSPILEGGLTTEEYLARFQLDPDSITDILSIAMAIEAQALDLYQRASFNAQDAKTKEALQHIADEERQHLQYLADYMDRKTG encoded by the coding sequence ATGAAATGGAAACAATTCCTAACCCCTGTCCAGTCAGTTAATGGGCAGGAGGCCAGAGCTCTTAAAGACCAATATCGCGATACCGATATCCTGTATCTGGATGTCCGCCAACCCAAGGAATATAAAGAGAGCCATCTGCCGGGAGCCAAGCTGATCCCTATCGGTGATCTCGACAAACATCTTGATGACCTTGATTCGGATCAGCCTACGGTGGTCTACTGTGCTGTCGGTGGTCGCAGCCGTGTCGCTGCGCAACTGTTGGCGGGTAAAGGATTTACGAAAATTTACAACTTAACAGGTGGTATTAAGGCCTGGGATAAGATCACTGCATTTGGCCCTGAAGATCAGGGAATGGCAATGTTCTCCGGCACGGAGAGTGCTGAAGAATCGATTCTTATCGCCTATGGACTTGAGGAGGGACTTCGTGATTTTTACCTCTTGATGCAAACCAAAACCACTGAAACCGATGCTCGTAAACTATTCGCTAAATTAGCAGACATCGAGGTTATACATCAGGAGCAGTTACTGGAATTGTACAAAGAAATTACCGGAGAGCAGGTTACAAACGATAACTTTGCGAATTCCGTTGTTTCTCCAATCCTTGAAGGTGGCCTCACTACAGAGGAGTATCTGGCACGCTTTCAACTTGATCCGGATTCGATAACAGACATCTTATCTATAGCTATGGCCATAGAAGCTCAGGCACTCGATTTGTATCAGCGAGCTTCATTTAATGCCCAAGATGCAAAGACTAAGGAAGCATTACAACACATTGCAGACGAAGAGCGACAACATCTCCAGTATCTCGCCGATTATATGGATCGGAAAACTGGTTGA
- a CDS encoding YeeE/YedE thiosulfate transporter family protein, whose product MSNTGRPWNPYVAGALSGLLAVISVLVSGKYLGASTTFVRAVGMIESSLSQTLVENPYFQKYNLVIDWQFMFVVGIVIGSFIASQIDGSFRVQSTPDMWKERFGKAWRPRAIVSFVGGVIAIYGARLAGGCPSGHGLSGLAQMSVSGFIAASCFFIGGIIMARIVYGRG is encoded by the coding sequence ATGAGTAATACTGGTCGACCTTGGAATCCGTACGTAGCGGGGGCGCTTAGTGGTTTATTAGCCGTCATTTCGGTTTTAGTATCGGGAAAATATCTTGGAGCATCAACGACATTTGTTCGGGCAGTTGGTATGATTGAATCTAGTCTTTCGCAAACATTAGTTGAGAATCCATATTTTCAGAAGTATAATCTTGTAATTGATTGGCAGTTCATGTTTGTCGTTGGAATCGTGATTGGTTCATTTATAGCATCACAAATCGATGGTTCATTTCGCGTACAAAGTACTCCAGACATGTGGAAAGAACGCTTTGGTAAAGCATGGCGACCTAGGGCTATAGTTAGCTTCGTAGGGGGCGTCATTGCTATCTATGGAGCACGTCTTGCCGGTGGGTGCCCAAGTGGACATGGTCTTTCGGGGCTTGCTCAGATGTCTGTAAGCGGATTTATTGCAGCTTCATGCTTCTTTATTGGTGGGATTATTATGGCCCGTATCGTTTACGGGAGGGGGTAG
- a CDS encoding DUF6691 family protein — protein MTLMYGIITGIVFGFLLQKARVLRYDKQLGALRLKDMTIVKFMLSNIIVAMLGIYFLKEFGLVELSVKATILGPNILGGLIFGLGWGLIGYCPGTSAGAVGEGRFDSLSGILGMLVGASLFAHTYPYLKSTIYQWGNFGKITLPDVLGVNQWIVLAGLVVCYLLILRLLERKGF, from the coding sequence ATGACACTTATGTACGGAATTATCACCGGAATCGTTTTTGGTTTTTTACTCCAAAAAGCAAGAGTTCTACGCTATGACAAACAGCTTGGAGCATTGAGACTGAAGGACATGACCATTGTCAAATTCATGTTGTCCAATATTATTGTTGCCATGCTTGGAATATACTTTCTCAAAGAATTTGGTTTAGTTGAGTTGTCAGTCAAAGCCACTATACTAGGACCGAACATTCTTGGCGGTTTGATATTCGGTTTGGGGTGGGGCCTGATAGGATATTGTCCTGGTACATCTGCTGGCGCAGTTGGGGAAGGTCGATTTGATTCATTATCTGGAATTCTTGGCATGCTGGTTGGAGCATCCCTTTTTGCCCATACATACCCCTATTTGAAATCCACAATTTATCAGTGGGGGAACTTTGGCAAAATTACACTGCCTGATGTTTTGGGTGTTAATCAATGGATAGTTTTGGCCGGGCTGGTTGTTTGTTACCTTTTAATTCTCAGACTGCTTGAACGGAAAGGATTTTAG